The following are encoded in a window of Oncorhynchus mykiss isolate Arlee chromosome 11, USDA_OmykA_1.1, whole genome shotgun sequence genomic DNA:
- the LOC110536452 gene encoding ubiquitin-conjugating enzyme E2 L3 isoform X1: MAASRRLHKELEEIRKSGMKNFRNIQVDESNILTWQGLIVPDNAPYDKGAFRIELIFPAEYPFKPPKITFKTKIYHPNIDEKGQVCLPVISAENWKPATKTDQVIQSLIALVNDPQPEHPLRADLAEEYSKDRKKFFKNAEEFTKKHGERRPMD; the protein is encoded by the exons ATGGCGGCGAGCAGGAGACTGCACAAG GAACTTGAAGAGATTCGCAAGTCTGGAATGAAAAACTTCCGAAACATTCAAGTGGATGAATCCAACATACTGACCTGGCAAGGTCTCATTGTCCCT GACAACGCACCTTATGACAAGGGAGCTTTCAGGATTGAATTAATCTTCCCCGCCGAGTACCCCTTCAAGCCCCCCAAGATCACGTTCAAGACGAAGATCTACCACCCCAACATCGACGAGAAGGGACAGGTGTGTCTGCCTGTCATCAGCGCAGAGAACTGGAAGCCAGCCACCAAAACGGACCAAG TAATTCAGTCCCTGATTGCGTTGGTGAACGACCCCCAGCCAGAGCACCCTCTGAGGGCAGACTTAGCAGAAGAATACTCAAAGGACCGGAAAAAATTCTTTAAGAACGCGGAAGAGTTTACAAAGAAACATGGAGAAAGGAGACCAATGGACTGA
- the LOC110536452 gene encoding ubiquitin-conjugating enzyme E2 L3 isoform X2 — MKNFRNIQVDESNILTWQGLIVPDNAPYDKGAFRIELIFPAEYPFKPPKITFKTKIYHPNIDEKGQVCLPVISAENWKPATKTDQVIQSLIALVNDPQPEHPLRADLAEEYSKDRKKFFKNAEEFTKKHGERRPMD; from the exons ATGAAAAACTTCCGAAACATTCAAGTGGATGAATCCAACATACTGACCTGGCAAGGTCTCATTGTCCCT GACAACGCACCTTATGACAAGGGAGCTTTCAGGATTGAATTAATCTTCCCCGCCGAGTACCCCTTCAAGCCCCCCAAGATCACGTTCAAGACGAAGATCTACCACCCCAACATCGACGAGAAGGGACAGGTGTGTCTGCCTGTCATCAGCGCAGAGAACTGGAAGCCAGCCACCAAAACGGACCAAG TAATTCAGTCCCTGATTGCGTTGGTGAACGACCCCCAGCCAGAGCACCCTCTGAGGGCAGACTTAGCAGAAGAATACTCAAAGGACCGGAAAAAATTCTTTAAGAACGCGGAAGAGTTTACAAAGAAACATGGAGAAAGGAGACCAATGGACTGA
- the sdf2l gene encoding stromal cell derived factor 2 like homologue precursor: MGLIQTLRGFIKSLLVVLLWSKCQGRESEFNYVTCGSLVKLLNTRHNVRLHSHDVKYGSGSGQQSVTGVESADDANSYWRIRGKPNGTCQRGVPIQCGQAIRITHMTTGRNLHTHHFSSPLSNNQEVSAFGENGEGDDLDVWKVQCDGSIWERDEAVRFRHVGTDAFLTVTGEQYGHPIRGQREVHGMGTANQNNYWKAMEGVFIQPSQEPLRHNHEEF, from the exons ATGGGATTAATTCAAACTCTCCGCGGCTTCATCAAATCCTTGTTGGTCGTTCTTTTGTGGTCCAAATGCCAGGGTCGGGAGTCCGAGTTCAACTATGTCACCTGCGGTTCACTTGTGAAATTGCTGAACACGAGACACAACGTTCGGCTGCACTCCCATGATGTCAAATACGGCTCAG GCAGTGGACAGCAGTCTGTGACAGGAGTGGAGAGTGCAGATGACGCCAACAGTTACTGGAGGATTCGGGGGAAGCCCAACGGGACCTGCCAACGCGGCGTGCCCATCCAGTGCGGGCAGGCCATTCGCATCACGCACATGACCACGGGACGCAACCTCCACACACACCACTTCAGCTCGCCGCTGTCCAACAACCAG GAGGTGAGTGCGTTTGGTGAGAACGGCGAGGGGGATGACCTGGACGTGTGGAAGGTGCAGTGTGACGGCTCCATCTGGGAGCGGGACGAGGCGGTGCGCTTCAGACACGTCGGCACCGACGCCTTCCTGACCGTGACGGGCGAGCAGTACGGCCACCCCATCCGTGGGCAGAGGGAGGTGCACGGCATGGGCACTGCCAACCAGAACAACTACTGGAAGGCTATGGAGGGTGTGTTCATTCAGCCCAGCCAGGAGCCGCTG